A genomic segment from Montipora foliosa isolate CH-2021 chromosome 9, ASM3666993v2, whole genome shotgun sequence encodes:
- the LOC137969976 gene encoding collagen triple helix repeat-containing protein 1-like → MVHFRSNTTLPLVFSLVFAILSYFAAANNKSSQQPNNAPASLFYGGIPGMHGKPGSPGLPGRDGRDGREGAKGDQGQPGKAGPQGPRGVVGPAGANGKDGEKGERGVHGPPGQKGERGESGASGAPGVKAFKNWKECAWKNINDGKDHGLIKDCVFTKNFSDTALHVAWTGSLRVTGCTGCCKRWYFTFNGAECSAPLPIDGIVYLALAGQDPYRVRHIEGHCNNIHKGRVRVGFWVGNCAGYGNADAYTGWNAVSRIFVEEVPKPQA, encoded by the exons ATGGTTCATTTTCGAAGTAATACAACCCTGCCCCTGGTGTTTTCACTTGTGTTTGCGATCCTGAGTTACTTTGCTGCAGCGAACAACAAGAGCAGCCAACAACCCAACAATGCG CCTGCTTCCCTTTTCTATGGAGGCATTCCTGGAATGCATGGAAAGCCTGGGTCACCTGGGTTACCAGGCCGTGACGGAAGAGATGGTCGTGAAGGGGCCAAAGGAGACCAAGGACAACCCGGTAAGGCTGGACCCCAGGGACCTCGTGGGGTAGTGGGTCCTGCTGGTGCGAATGGAAAGGATGGCGAAAAAGGAGAACGCGGTGTCCATGGCCCTCCCGGCCAAAAAGGAGAGCGAGGAGAGAGTGGTGCAAGTGGAGCTCCAGGTGTGAAGGCTTTTAAGAACTGGAAGGAGTGCGCCTGGAAAAACATTAACGATGGCAAAGATCATGGCCTGATTAAG GATTGCGTGTTCACCAAGAACTTCTCTGATACAGCTCTTCATGTGGCCTGGACTGGTTCTCTTCGAGTTACAGGCTGCACGGGTTGCTGTAAACGCTGGTACTTCACTTTCAACGGTGCTGAATGCTCGGCTCCCCTTCCTATCGATGGTATTGTTTACTTAGCTTTGGCGGGTCAAGATCCTTATcgcgtccgccatattgaagggCACTGCAACAATATTCACAAGGGAAGGGTGCGCGTTGGATTCTGGGTCGGCAATTGTGCTGGATATGGAAATGCTGATGCCTACACAGGTTGGAATGCAGTGTCCCGAATCTTTGTTGAGGAAGTTCCTAAACCTCAAGCTTAG